From the Anaerolineales bacterium genome, the window AATCTAGCTATAGATGCCCATATTTCGTGATCGATGTACCTGTAACTAAGGGATAAACCATGAAGCAACCAAATTCCAAGTTATGTTTTGTGTGCGGACGGGAAAATAATCATGGATTGAAGCTTGAGTTTATTGAAATCTCTCCTGGTGAGGTGGAAGTGAACACGATTATCCCCGAGCAATTCCAGGGCTACCCGGGTGTTGTGCATGGGGGAATTGTGGCTGCAATGCTTGATGAAGTCACCGGACGGACGCAGATGGGTGGAAATCCGCCCAGGTTTATGTTCACTGCCAGGCTTGATGTGCGATACCGAAAAAACGTCCCGGTCGGACAACCATTACGAATTTTGGGGCATGCAGGCAAGAGCAGG encodes:
- a CDS encoding PaaI family thioesterase, producing MKQPNSKLCFVCGRENNHGLKLEFIEISPGEVEVNTIIPEQFQGYPGVVHGGIVAAMLDEVTGRTQMGGNPPRFMFTARLDVRYRKNVPVGQPLRILGHAGKSRERTAFATGQIIGPNGEILAEAETVLVNVPEEMTKEVDLEALGWKVYEDPTINDGE